One Phocaeicola dorei genomic region harbors:
- a CDS encoding acyltransferase, whose translation MNQPIAMNTTRKHVVWLDVVRLVAMFTVVCCHSADPFNFYPGEPPANIDEIKFWGAAYGAFLRPCVPLFVMITGALLLPVRGEISAFYKKRISRVFWPFLIWSVIYNLFPWFTGLLGLNPEIILDFFPYSGEEAARQSLNVSLGYIAKMPLNFSLLDVHMWYIYLLIGLYLYLPIFSAWVEKASEKAKLWFLVAWGITGLLPYYYQFVSPYIWGGCAWNSFNMLYYFAGFNGYLLLGHYLRNHDWSWSKTLSVCIPMFLAGYMVTFFGFRHMTALPQCSDEMLELFFTYNSLNVIMMTIPFFLIAKKVKVRSELIQRMLANLTVCGFGIYMIHYFFTGPGVVLMRNIGVPVPLQIPAAAVVAFGVSWLLVVFIRKISGKNAKYIVG comes from the coding sequence ATGAATCAACCTATTGCTATGAACACCACAAGAAAACATGTGGTATGGCTGGATGTCGTTCGTTTGGTAGCCATGTTCACCGTAGTTTGCTGCCATAGTGCAGACCCGTTCAACTTTTACCCCGGCGAACCGCCAGCCAACATTGATGAAATCAAATTCTGGGGAGCCGCCTACGGAGCCTTTCTCCGTCCGTGTGTCCCACTGTTTGTCATGATTACAGGAGCATTGCTGCTTCCCGTACGTGGCGAAATATCCGCTTTCTACAAAAAAAGAATCAGCCGTGTATTTTGGCCGTTCCTTATCTGGAGTGTCATTTATAATTTATTTCCTTGGTTTACAGGATTGCTGGGACTTAATCCCGAAATAATTCTTGACTTTTTCCCTTATAGCGGTGAAGAAGCCGCCCGTCAGTCACTCAACGTATCATTGGGTTATATAGCAAAAATGCCTCTCAATTTCTCTTTATTAGACGTACATATGTGGTATATCTATCTGCTTATCGGATTATATCTATACCTTCCTATTTTCTCCGCATGGGTAGAAAAGGCCTCGGAGAAAGCCAAACTATGGTTTCTTGTCGCATGGGGAATAACTGGTTTGTTACCTTATTATTATCAGTTCGTATCCCCATACATTTGGGGAGGCTGTGCGTGGAACTCATTCAATATGCTCTATTATTTTGCCGGATTCAACGGGTACTTGCTATTGGGACACTATCTGCGCAACCACGACTGGTCATGGAGTAAGACACTGTCGGTCTGTATCCCCATGTTTCTGGCAGGTTACATGGTCACATTCTTCGGTTTCCGCCACATGACCGCATTACCACAATGCAGTGATGAAATGTTAGAACTGTTCTTCACCTATAATTCTTTGAATGTGATTATGATGACTATCCCTTTCTTCCTCATAGCCAAGAAAGTAAAAGTACGCTCAGAACTGATCCAGCGTATGCTGGCAAACTTGACCGTATGTGGTTTTGGCATCTATATGATACATTATTTTTTCACAGGTCCGGGTGTAGTCCTGATGCGCAATATCGGTGTTCCCGTGCCTTTACAAATTCCCGCTGCCGCAGTCGTGGCATTTGGCGTATCGTGGCTGCTTGTGGTATTCATTCGTAAAATAAGCGGCAAGAATGCTAAATACATTGTAGGATAA
- a CDS encoding YjbH domain-containing protein — translation MNVIKGQAFYGTTGLLHAPTAVMQKDKTVMLGGNMLDVNILSRYWVRSEYHPYTYNYYINCTLFPWLEVAYTCTLVKGIHGSSYWPQQTWGRFTNQDRSFHFRLRAWKEGWWKAWTPQVVIGANDPGSHSSNGGGDIDWGGGGSGNHNYLTRYYLAATKHVEFSGIGTVGVHVAWVIGKAMSDVHYSRPAAGVNFHFGMKGEGFWQKALNGFNLMVEVCPGHAEDLHTATYTVNVGGTYSIWKDHINLIAELNDGKYFSGGIFFKLHLK, via the coding sequence ATGAATGTTATCAAAGGGCAGGCTTTTTATGGTACTACAGGACTACTTCATGCACCTACTGCCGTTATGCAGAAAGATAAAACCGTTATGCTGGGAGGAAATATGCTGGATGTAAATATACTTTCCCGATATTGGGTGAGAAGTGAATATCATCCCTATACCTATAACTATTATATAAATTGTACTCTGTTTCCTTGGCTGGAAGTAGCATATACTTGTACGTTGGTAAAGGGGATACATGGTTCTTCTTATTGGCCTCAGCAAACTTGGGGCAGGTTTACCAATCAGGACAGATCGTTTCATTTCCGGTTGAGGGCATGGAAAGAAGGCTGGTGGAAGGCTTGGACGCCTCAGGTAGTGATTGGTGCGAATGATCCGGGAAGCCATTCTTCAAATGGAGGTGGAGACATAGATTGGGGGGGCGGTGGTAGCGGAAACCACAATTACTTGACACGTTATTATCTGGCGGCAACGAAACATGTTGAATTTAGTGGAATAGGTACAGTGGGGGTTCATGTAGCTTGGGTTATCGGTAAAGCTATGAGTGATGTGCATTATAGCCGTCCTGCTGCAGGGGTAAACTTTCATTTTGGCATGAAGGGCGAAGGTTTCTGGCAGAAAGCTCTGAATGGATTTAATCTGATGGTGGAAGTGTGTCCCGGACATGCGGAAGATCTGCATACAGCAACTTATACTGTGAATGTGGGTGGAACTTATTCAATATGGAAAGACCATATCAATCTTATTGCTGAACTGAATGACGGTAAATATTTTAGCGGAGGTATATTCTTTAAATTACATCTCAAATAA
- a CDS encoding WecB/TagA/CpsF family glycosyltransferase — translation MTSLLVNHILQTEKWTSPELFETKNRIYTFLNPVSYLIALENKSLFEQFDGIFADGSLLVSAIRLVYGKRVTRRSFDMTSLAPELLNYLMESRKTLYIVASGQEQVECSVRIFQEQYPKLRIAGFRNGYFSSDAEMNKEASHIVELNPDFLIVGMGALMQEKFLLKVKKMGYQGIGFTCGGFVHQTAMNRMHYYPDWVDKMNLRFVYRMYKEKHTRTRYLQAAFLFPVRFIGERIFG, via the coding sequence TGGACGTCTCCCGAACTTTTCGAAACGAAAAACAGAATTTACACCTTTCTCAACCCCGTATCTTACCTCATAGCTTTAGAAAACAAATCCCTATTTGAACAATTCGATGGTATTTTTGCCGATGGCTCTTTACTGGTTTCTGCCATAAGATTAGTATACGGAAAGCGAGTGACCAGACGTAGTTTTGATATGACCTCCCTTGCTCCCGAATTGTTGAATTACCTCATGGAAAGCCGTAAAACGCTCTATATCGTAGCCTCGGGTCAAGAACAAGTGGAGTGTTCTGTGAGGATATTTCAAGAGCAGTATCCGAAGTTACGCATTGCAGGGTTCAGGAACGGATATTTCTCTTCGGATGCTGAAATGAATAAGGAAGCTTCTCATATAGTCGAATTAAATCCGGATTTTCTGATAGTAGGTATGGGGGCCTTGATGCAGGAAAAGTTTCTGCTTAAGGTAAAAAAGATGGGTTACCAAGGCATCGGCTTTACGTGTGGTGGCTTTGTTCACCAAACGGCAATGAATAGGATGCACTATTATCCGGACTGGGTTGATAAGATGAATTTGCGTTTCGTTTATAGAATGTATAAGGAGAAACATACACGTACAAGATATCTGCAAGCTGCATTCTTGTTTCCGGTACGCTTTATCGGGGAAAGAATTTTCGGATGA